The following proteins are encoded in a genomic region of Tenacibaculum sp. 190524A05c:
- the ppk2 gene encoding polyphosphate kinase 2 — protein sequence MGNKPKLTIEDFESAKSNNDLLALIDEKKISISKVENELFYEKELRCLQIELVKLQQWIAKNNKRVAVIFEGRDAAGKGGNIRRFMEHLNPRSSRLVALNKPTEVERGQWYFQRYIKELPNPGEIVFFDRSWYNRAVVEPVMGFCTEAQYRKFLVQVPEFEHMLYEDGVVVIKFWLSITKKEQLRRFDARMGNPLKHWKFSPVDKKGQELWDKYTYYKEEMFTNTHTTYCPWTIIKTNTKKVARLEAIRHVLSKFDYDGKEEAMTNLNPDPNIVMRYYRSIVQND from the coding sequence ATGGGAAATAAGCCGAAATTAACTATTGAAGACTTTGAAAGCGCAAAAAGTAATAATGATTTACTTGCTTTAATTGACGAGAAAAAAATATCTATTTCCAAGGTGGAAAATGAACTTTTTTATGAAAAAGAATTAAGATGTCTTCAAATTGAGTTGGTTAAGTTGCAACAATGGATTGCGAAAAATAATAAGCGTGTAGCTGTTATTTTTGAAGGAAGAGACGCAGCTGGAAAAGGAGGGAATATTAGAAGGTTTATGGAGCATTTGAATCCTAGATCTTCTCGGCTTGTTGCCCTAAATAAGCCTACTGAAGTTGAAAGAGGTCAGTGGTATTTTCAGAGATATATTAAAGAGTTACCAAATCCAGGAGAAATTGTTTTTTTTGATAGAAGTTGGTATAATAGAGCTGTTGTGGAGCCTGTAATGGGGTTTTGCACTGAAGCACAGTATAGAAAGTTTTTAGTTCAAGTTCCAGAGTTTGAGCATATGTTGTATGAAGATGGTGTGGTTGTAATTAAGTTTTGGTTATCGATTACCAAAAAAGAACAGTTGAGAAGATTTGATGCGAGAATGGGGAATCCATTAAAACATTGGAAGTTCAGTCCGGTAGATAAAAAAGGTCAAGAGCTTTGGGATAAGTATACTTATTATAAGGAGGAGATGTTTACGAATACTCACACAACATACTGTCCTTGGACTATCATTAAAACAAACACTAAAAAAGTAGCTCGACTTGAAGCGATAAGACATGTATTGTCAAAGTTTGACTACGATGGAAAAGAAGAGGCAATGACTAATTTAAACCCAGATCCTAATATTGTAATGCGATACTATAGATCTATTGTTCAAAACGATTAA
- a CDS encoding Vmc-like lipoprotein signal peptide domain-containing protein gives MKKILMLIIIAAIAVSCKDEEIIKESPQETIETEQRKEGKAMLHFDRVEELQSFIKERVSSDIDYLDEARNFSERGLYNPLLLVYNLDAREAEKKGIEEKSIPTVASDDDMLLLLLNEDGEIGIEDKIFRIDGDFVYTYTASGGSGDINNFTEQYNAGKIQMKRGGTLEFSKNLTVYMHDNVKSSEEENFVGRSQTNYQYFSNNYRMRARQFDGYWVFYSSIGSNTKVEERKKFLWWSWWKTAKTDNRLEYELSYEVRSTPGFPPVNFVTTASGFRYCNCNTAQRTYSWSVGVPWAPERYIPLEGESRHWAHWYTTNPNTVSVTLQY, from the coding sequence ATGAAAAAAATTTTAATGCTAATTATAATAGCTGCAATAGCTGTTAGTTGTAAAGATGAAGAAATTATAAAAGAGTCACCCCAAGAAACTATTGAAACCGAACAAAGAAAAGAAGGTAAAGCAATGCTTCATTTTGATAGAGTAGAGGAGTTGCAATCTTTTATTAAAGAAAGAGTTTCGTCTGATATTGATTATTTGGATGAAGCAAGAAATTTTTCTGAAAGAGGTTTATATAATCCTTTGTTATTGGTTTATAATTTAGATGCTAGAGAGGCCGAGAAAAAAGGAATTGAAGAAAAATCTATTCCGACTGTTGCTTCAGATGATGATATGTTATTGTTACTTTTAAATGAAGATGGAGAAATTGGAATTGAGGACAAGATTTTTAGAATCGATGGAGATTTCGTTTATACATATACTGCATCAGGAGGATCTGGAGATATTAATAATTTTACTGAGCAATATAATGCGGGTAAAATTCAAATGAAACGAGGAGGAACTTTAGAGTTTAGTAAAAACTTAACTGTGTATATGCATGATAATGTAAAGTCTTCAGAGGAAGAGAACTTTGTAGGTAGATCTCAAACAAATTACCAATACTTTAGTAATAACTATAGAATGAGAGCGCGTCAGTTCGATGGATATTGGGTGTTTTATAGTTCAATAGGGTCAAACACTAAAGTAGAGGAGCGTAAAAAGTTCTTATGGTGGTCTTGGTGGAAAACTGCTAAAACTGATAATAGATTAGAATATGAGTTGTCTTATGAAGTAAGATCAACTCCAGGATTTCCTCCTGTAAATTTTGTTACAACTGCATCTGGATTTAGATATTGCAATTGTAATACTGCTCAAAGAACGTATTCATGGTCAGTTGGAGTGCCATGGGCTCCAGAGAGGTATATTCCGTTAGAAGGAGAATCTAGACATTGGGCACACTGGTATACAACAAACCCAAATACTGTTTCTGTAACTTTACAGTACTAA
- the dnaN gene encoding DNA polymerase III subunit beta gives MKFIVSSSHLLKQLQVLGGVINSNNTLPILDNFLFELSENKLTASSSDLETTMSAVINVESTDSGSIAINARLLLDTLKTFPDQPLTFKTQGENTIEISSEQGKYDMAFYSGEEFPKAIELPSPTSTEIPAHVLATAISKTIFAAGNDDLRPVMSGVFFQFNSKELTFVATDAHKLVKYTRTDVSADKSAEFIMPKKPLNLLKGILGGADDNVLVEYNDTNAKFTFDNVVLVCRLIDGKYPNYEAVIPKENPNKLTVDRSSFLNSVRRVSIFSSKTTHQIRLKMAGTELNISAEDLDYANKADERLSCDYQGDDMQIGFNSRFLSEMLNNLNANDVQLEMSLPNRAGILTPIDGTEDGEHITMLVMPVMLNG, from the coding sequence ATGAAATTTATTGTATCTAGCTCACATTTATTAAAACAATTACAAGTTTTAGGTGGGGTTATTAATAGTAATAATACATTGCCAATTTTAGATAATTTTTTATTCGAATTATCTGAAAACAAACTAACTGCATCATCTTCTGATCTAGAAACTACAATGAGCGCAGTTATTAATGTTGAAAGTACCGATTCTGGATCGATAGCTATTAATGCTCGTCTTTTATTAGACACGTTAAAGACTTTTCCTGATCAACCTTTAACATTCAAAACACAAGGAGAAAACACAATCGAAATAAGTTCAGAACAAGGAAAGTACGATATGGCTTTTTACAGTGGAGAGGAATTTCCAAAAGCTATTGAATTACCTTCACCAACAAGTACTGAAATTCCTGCACATGTTTTAGCAACAGCTATTTCTAAAACAATTTTCGCAGCAGGAAATGACGATTTAAGACCTGTAATGAGCGGGGTGTTTTTTCAATTTAACTCAAAAGAATTAACATTTGTAGCAACTGATGCTCACAAATTAGTAAAATACACTAGGACAGATGTATCTGCAGATAAATCTGCAGAATTCATTATGCCAAAAAAACCTTTAAACTTATTAAAAGGGATTTTAGGTGGAGCTGATGATAATGTTTTAGTTGAGTACAATGACACCAATGCTAAATTTACATTCGACAATGTAGTTTTAGTCTGTCGATTAATTGATGGAAAATACCCGAATTACGAAGCGGTAATTCCAAAAGAAAATCCAAATAAATTGACTGTAGACAGATCTTCATTTTTAAACTCTGTGCGTCGTGTTTCTATTTTCTCTAGTAAAACAACGCATCAAATCAGATTAAAAATGGCAGGAACAGAATTAAATATTTCTGCAGAAGATTTAGATTACGCGAACAAAGCAGATGAGCGATTGAGTTGTGATTACCAAGGTGATGATATGCAAATTGGATTTAACTCACGTTTCTTAAGTGAAATGTTGAACAACTTAAACGCAAACGATGTTCAATTAGAAATGAGTTTACCAAATAGAGCAGGAATTTTAACTCCAATTGATGGAACTGAAGATGGTGAACACATTACAATGTTAGTTATGCCAGTAATGTTAAACGGATAA
- a CDS encoding lipid A deacylase LpxR family protein, protein MKKNILGILLATYALTSYSQVKYKSAFSITNDNDLYISTTQDRYYTNGVFLTYSYSSSLLKENQIKKIYSFELGQKLYSPFRANVRSIVEHDRPFAGYLYGGVGFKKFYKNDSYFGLSGEIGILGPSAYGEQSMNFVHSIYGFNPADGWKYQIKDAFALNFKAEYTQSLYNKSRYFDLNWKSMGNIGTVFTDISTGIFSRIGTKLLQKTANTVAFNSNLNHKDSEFNNEVEAFFYINPTVRLAIYDATIQGSFLTENNPVTYELRPLVVTTEFGFWFTSNRFNFKYMIVHHTKKLESENVPNGNLYGGIQINYLFN, encoded by the coding sequence ATGAAAAAAAATATTTTAGGCATTTTACTTGCAACTTATGCCCTAACAAGCTATTCACAAGTAAAATATAAGAGTGCTTTTAGCATTACAAACGACAACGACTTATACATTTCTACTACTCAAGATAGATATTACACGAATGGTGTTTTTCTTACATACAGCTATTCTAGCAGTTTATTAAAAGAGAATCAAATAAAGAAAATATACTCATTTGAATTAGGACAAAAACTATATTCTCCATTTAGAGCAAATGTGAGAAGTATTGTAGAACACGACAGGCCTTTTGCAGGATATTTATATGGAGGAGTTGGATTTAAAAAGTTTTACAAGAATGATTCATATTTTGGACTATCAGGAGAAATCGGAATTTTAGGACCTTCAGCTTACGGCGAACAATCCATGAATTTTGTCCATAGTATATATGGTTTCAATCCTGCTGATGGATGGAAATACCAAATTAAAGATGCTTTTGCTCTAAATTTTAAAGCAGAATACACTCAATCACTATATAACAAAAGTCGATATTTTGATTTAAACTGGAAGAGCATGGGAAATATAGGTACTGTTTTTACAGATATTTCTACGGGAATTTTTAGTCGAATCGGAACTAAATTACTCCAAAAAACTGCAAACACTGTAGCCTTTAATAGTAATTTAAACCATAAAGACTCTGAATTTAATAATGAGGTAGAAGCATTTTTCTATATTAATCCAACGGTGCGACTAGCCATATACGATGCAACCATACAAGGAAGTTTTCTTACTGAAAACAACCCTGTTACATATGAATTAAGACCACTTGTAGTGACAACAGAATTCGGATTTTGGTTTACCTCAAATCGATTTAACTTTAAATACATGATTGTTCATCACACCAAAAAGTTGGAAAGCGAAAATGTGCCGAACGGAAATCTATATGGAGGTATTCAAATCAACTATTTATTTAACTAA
- the ppk2 gene encoding polyphosphate kinase 2 — protein MGFKLTQEDADKLNTKDGLISILSKEPYNVERALRYVNYLQKLEELQVELIRLQTWAIEKGERIIVLFEGRDAAGKGGAIRRITERINPRHMRIVALPKPTEEESTQWYFQRYVEQFPKAGELVLFDRSWYNRAVVEPVNGFCTEDQYKIFMKQVNGFEKMILQSGIRLVKIYMSISKKEQQKRFDEIKNDPLKQWKMTPVDERAQQLWDDYTVYKKKMFKKTNTELSPWKIIRANRKTEARIACIEHILSSIPYDKNTEI, from the coding sequence ATGGGTTTTAAATTAACTCAAGAAGATGCTGATAAGCTAAACACAAAAGATGGTTTAATATCGATTTTGTCTAAAGAACCATATAATGTAGAAAGGGCTTTGCGATATGTGAATTATCTTCAGAAACTTGAAGAGTTACAAGTAGAATTAATTCGTTTGCAGACTTGGGCTATTGAAAAAGGCGAGCGAATTATAGTTTTGTTTGAAGGTAGAGATGCGGCTGGAAAAGGTGGTGCAATACGAAGAATTACGGAAAGAATTAATCCTCGACATATGCGTATTGTGGCGTTACCAAAACCAACAGAAGAGGAATCTACTCAATGGTATTTTCAACGTTATGTAGAGCAATTTCCGAAAGCTGGAGAATTGGTTTTGTTTGATAGAAGTTGGTATAACAGAGCGGTTGTTGAACCTGTAAATGGATTTTGTACTGAAGATCAGTATAAGATATTTATGAAACAGGTTAATGGTTTTGAGAAAATGATATTACAATCTGGTATTCGATTGGTTAAAATCTATATGTCTATTTCTAAAAAGGAGCAACAAAAGAGATTTGATGAGATCAAAAATGATCCTTTAAAACAATGGAAGATGACTCCTGTTGATGAAAGAGCTCAACAATTATGGGATGATTATACAGTATATAAAAAGAAAATGTTTAAGAAAACAAATACTGAATTATCTCCTTGGAAAATTATCCGAGCAAATAGAAAAACAGAAGCACGAATTGCGTGTATAGAACATATTTTATCTAGTATTCCTTATGATAAGAATACTGAGATTTAA
- a CDS encoding Smr/MutS family protein produces MCLEIGNKVAVLDDVIEGIITKITKDNVLIKSEDGLEFWFLASELVKIGESQGDLLRKTRVDNSLLNQKLENNNKRKSSLFKKSKNEVVMEVDLHIEKLTRSTRGLDNYDMLSLQIDTAKRKIEYCIQKRISKIVFIHGVGEGVLKTELHYLLNRYNVKYYDASYKKYGLGATEVYIFQNQ; encoded by the coding sequence ATGTGTTTAGAAATCGGTAATAAAGTTGCTGTTTTAGACGATGTTATTGAAGGAATCATAACGAAAATCACAAAAGACAATGTTTTAATTAAGTCAGAGGATGGATTGGAATTTTGGTTTTTGGCATCTGAGTTGGTTAAAATAGGAGAGAGTCAGGGTGATTTATTGCGAAAAACACGTGTCGATAATTCTTTATTAAATCAAAAGCTTGAAAACAATAATAAGAGGAAGTCGTCTTTGTTTAAAAAAAGTAAGAACGAAGTTGTGATGGAGGTAGATTTGCATATTGAAAAATTAACAAGATCTACAAGAGGATTGGATAATTATGATATGTTATCGCTACAGATAGATACGGCTAAAAGAAAAATTGAGTATTGTATACAGAAAAGAATATCTAAGATTGTATTTATTCACGGTGTAGGTGAAGGTGTTTTAAAAACAGAATTACATTATTTATTGAATAGATATAATGTAAAGTATTATGATGCATCTTATAAGAAATATGGATTAGGTGCTACTGAGGTTTATATTTTTCAAAATCAGTAA